The DNA sequence TATGTCCACATAGGACATATAATACCTTTTATCATTTAATCTTTATGTTTTATTAACTGTATTGGACTAAATATTCCATTATTAGAATGCAATTTAActtttaaacttattttcaactatattattaattaaagttgATTGTCTAAATATTCCATTATCGAGTTTCAATTGTAATCTTGAATTGATTATGTGCAAGACGATTTTCTTCAATATGTCCCAATAATTCGAGAACTACTTGACCCTTATCCCCAAATTAAAATGTGTTTGACTTATTCTATTCTCTACGGATTGAATATCAAAATATCACAGAAAATACATGTATATCAAGACCATGACTTGGttcataaaagaaaatcagCAACCCAGCATAACTAGAAGTTATTCCAGCAACTTGAATTTGATATCATTCAgttgatataattaattaagcataTATACCTAATTAATCGGAATCCAATTTTCAATGTCAATTAATTAAAGGTAGGGACTCATCATTcaacataaataatgcaatTCAGAgtcataattaattgaaattcgCACTGGGATTTCGTAACAGGCTGACGTGTCAAACTTATCATGTTTCGTAATTTGACATCATTTAAGGAGcgaaatcataattttattgtttttcttgtttttattttaatttctgtgtatataattgatttccttttaattttatattgtgtCCAATCTTAGTACTTATGAAAAATGGGTTTGATAGCAAACCATAAAAGGTGTAAACTCGAAAATGACCATGACTTGACTAGTAAAATTAACTTGGAATTTAAAGAAGGGtatattaagaataaaaaatttgtgcaGGTCAATTTCAAATAAAGCTGCAACAGTGGACTTTGAAAGCTTCATTATTTACGCGGCACATAgtatatatgattaattcaaaCATTAACTTAATATTCCTATAAATAGGGGAGCCATGCATGCCTTTCAAACATCACAAACACAAACCGTTACTCATAatctcaaaacaaaatcataaatcatgaaaaatcattcaatCTCAactctttcattttctcttcttctcatATTGTCATGCACTTTGGCAGCAAATGCTGATAGACAAGACAAATTCCTTCAATGTCTCACCTATCAATTCAAGAACTACTCCTCCATTTCGGATGATATTTACACTCCTTTAAACTCCGCTTACACTTCCATCCTCCAATTCTCCATTCAAAACCCTAGATTCGCATCGGAATCCACTCCCAAACCGCAAGTGATCATAACCCCAAAGCATGAATCCCAGATCCCGTCTGTCGTACGTTGTGCCAGACAGAGTGGTCTGGAGATCAGAACTCGAAGTGGTGGCCATGACATGGAGGGATTGTCTTACGTGTCACAAGTCCCGTTCGTGATCATTGACTTGATCAATCTCAGCGAAGTCACGGTCAACGTGGAGGAGAAAACTGCGTGGATTGAAGCAGGTGCGACCACCGGTATCGTATACTACAAGATTGCAGAAAAGAGCCCTACATTAGGGTTTCCTGGGGCTATTTTCACTACCGTTGGTGTCGGTGGCCACTTCAGTGGAGGAGGCTATGGTGCAATGGTGCGAAAACATGGCCTCGCTGCAGATAACGTTGTTGATGCGAGAATAATCGACGTTCATGGAAGAATCCTCGACAGGAAATCAATGGGCGAGGATCTATTTTGGGCGATCAGAGGTGGCGGAGCTGCCAGTTTTGGCGTGATCACTGCCTGGAAAGTGCAACTGGTGGATGTTCCAGAAACAGTCACTGTTTTCTCAATCAATCGGAACGTGGAAGAACAGAACGGTACAGAGTTGTGGCATCGCTGGCAATACGTGGCGCCTCGAGCAGACAAAGACCTGTTCGTCGGTGTCATCGTGTTAAGGGTGAACACGACGGTCCAAGTCAACTTCTTCTCAGTTTTCCAAGGCGGCGCCGAAAGATTAGTTTCATACATGCAAGAAATCTTCCCAGAGTTAGGGTTAGTGAGAGAAGACTGCACAGAAATGAGCTGGATCCAATCTGCCTTGTTTATCAACCAAATGCCGATCGATCCAGTAGATGCTCTGCTCAACCGGACTCAACCCTTCGGCCTCAGACAGCTCAAGACCAAGTCCGATTATGTCCGGAAGCCAGTTCCTTTAAACGCGATCGAAGGCATGGTGACCATGTTACGCGAACCGGAAGCAGATGGGACTATGTACTATTTGGTTCCATATGGTGGaagaatgaatgaaatatCAGAATTGGAAACTCCATTTCCTCACAGAGCCGGTGCACTCTACCAACTAGCTAGCCTGACTTACTGGCAAAACTCCGAGGCAGCGGAAGCGGACAGATACATAAGCTGGAGCCGTAGATATTACGAATACATGACTCCTTATGTGTCAAGCTCGCCCAGGGAAGCGTACTACAACTACAGAGATCTCGACATTGGAGTGAATAACCCTAATGGGAAGACAAGTTATGCACGAGCCAGCATTTGGGGGAAGCCGTATTACAAGGATAATTTCGATCGTCTTGTTCGGGTGAAGACAGTGGTTGATCCGACTAATTTCTTCAAGAACGAACAGAGCATTCCACCGTTGCAAGCGAAGTGGACTAGGAAAGGGAATTAAGATATATTTTTCCGTAACTGCCAACATGTTCCATGCATGTTGCTGAATATGACTTtctgattattattattttgtaattctATGTTTGTATTTGTTATTTAACGCCatattatactagtaaattgattgatttgcaataaaaaattactaatattttcaaattgtgcaatatatattttagcCAAGCCCATAAAAATGTTGGGCTTATGTTTTTGTTGGGATTAACTCTGGGCCGTAAAATGAAACATGTGTTTTGGGCCTACCAATACAGATTGTAGATAACGGTTTTACATGTTATATGactaaaatttataacaaatagtattagttaaaagttgattttatatgaattatttttttcgatGATTGTCGATGGTTTCAAGAAACAGACATCgagagaaaaatatcaaaattgggGTGAAAATATTATGGGGTAGTTTGGtccaattataaatattgttaaggaaataattataaaaaagaagagaaaaaagagaaaatctTTTATTCTGAAAAATTTATATGCCTCAATCTCATATTCCGAAAAGTCAATGAATTTAATCCCAAATTATAAAAGGTAAACGAAtttaagtttttctttttctgaaagctctcctttttcttaatctcaactgatcaattttaaaaagcGCGATTTCTATTTGACCTTTCAAATGCGATTTATATTGCCTTGCCGCCCATtggttaatttaattttggcaGCCTCTCCTCGTACATAactttcttttaaataattagattttgGTAAGAATGTTGTAGTTGATAATTCTAAATGTGAAGTAAATTGAACTATAATttctatagatataatatCATTGTCTAATTAGAGCGTCAAATAGGTAAgagtaatattatttatattgcCTTGCCGCCCATtggttaatttaattttggcaGCCTCTCCTCGTACAGAactttcttttaaataattagattttgGTAAGAATGTTGTAGTTGATAATTCTAAATCTGAagtaaattaaactataatttctatagatataatatCATTGTCTAATTAGAGCGTCAAATAGGTAAgagtaatattatttgtttggtctgtttatgtgtttgtatATGACGccgtgaatattttttatattcaaactCCATgaattctaaaatatttacaagaaAAAGTCAGCTCTAAAAAGCCAAATACAACTAATATAaccattaaaatcttatcaaataattatccaatataactattttcattattaGAACTTGCGTTATAAATAATGACGAAATACGGCCTAGCTAGCTCTAGAGATAACACTATTGATGCAAGAATAATTGACGTTCATGGAAGAATTGTTGATAGAGAATCAATGAGTGAGGATGTGTTCTGGGCAATTAGAGGAGGGGGAGTGGCCAGCTTCGGCGTGGTCACTGCTTGGAATGTATAGCTGGTGGATGTTCAAAAGTTGTAACTATTTTCTCAATCACGAGGACTATGGAAAAATAGAATGGCACTAAACTGTGGCACCGCTGGCAATACGTAGTGCCTCGGGCCGACAAAGATTTATTCTTCAGAGTCGTCGTATATCCAGGGTGAACACGATGGTCCATATTAGCTTAaaagagggag is a window from the Salvia hispanica cultivar TCC Black 2014 chromosome 1, UniMelb_Shisp_WGS_1.0, whole genome shotgun sequence genome containing:
- the LOC125190355 gene encoding berberine bridge enzyme-like 18, whose translation is MKNHSISTLSFSLLLILSCTLAANADRQDKFLQCLTYQFKNYSSISDDIYTPLNSAYTSILQFSIQNPRFASESTPKPQVIITPKHESQIPSVVRCARQSGLEIRTRSGGHDMEGLSYVSQVPFVIIDLINLSEVTVNVEEKTAWIEAGATTGIVYYKIAEKSPTLGFPGAIFTTVGVGGHFSGGGYGAMVRKHGLAADNVVDARIIDVHGRILDRKSMGEDLFWAIRGGGAASFGVITAWKVQLVDVPETVTVFSINRNVEEQNGTELWHRWQYVAPRADKDLFVGVIVLRVNTTVQVNFFSVFQGGAERLVSYMQEIFPELGLVREDCTEMSWIQSALFINQMPIDPVDALLNRTQPFGLRQLKTKSDYVRKPVPLNAIEGMVTMLREPEADGTMYYLVPYGGRMNEISELETPFPHRAGALYQLASLTYWQNSEAAEADRYISWSRRYYEYMTPYVSSSPREAYYNYRDLDIGVNNPNGKTSYARASIWGKPYYKDNFDRLVRVKTVVDPTNFFKNEQSIPPLQAKWTRKGN